In a genomic window of Pelotomaculum thermopropionicum SI:
- a CDS encoding hypothetical protein (partial GppA (COG0248), Exopolyphosphatase), translating to MKRVAAIDIGTNSVRLLVAERDGDRLKAVEAGLATTRLGEGIGSGMLLPQAMERTVDAVEGFCRTAMHLQAGRITVAATSAVRDALNRDEFVQMVRQRTGLKVRILSGEEEAALTYRGVLAGLPVEPRATAVVDVGGGSTELIWPREGGLRLVSVNVGAVRMTEAGMDVRKAAALLKPFLEEIKGMPVKCLVGVGGTVTTLAAVDQELAVYDPVRVHGYCLTAPKIEKILAKLEEMTVEERRRVPGLQPERADIIVAGVAIVKAVMEGTGAGRMLVSEYDILYGLVLEEVEIK from the coding sequence TTGAAACGCGTGGCGGCCATTGATATCGGGACGAATTCGGTCAGGCTTCTGGTTGCCGAAAGGGACGGCGACAGGTTAAAGGCTGTAGAAGCCGGGCTGGCCACCACCCGCCTGGGAGAGGGGATTGGCTCGGGAATGCTGCTGCCGCAGGCTATGGAAAGGACTGTAGACGCCGTTGAGGGGTTTTGCCGTACTGCCATGCATCTCCAGGCCGGGCGGATTACGGTCGCGGCTACCAGCGCCGTGCGGGACGCGCTCAACCGGGACGAATTTGTGCAGATGGTCCGGCAGAGGACCGGGCTAAAGGTGCGGATATTAAGCGGTGAAGAAGAGGCCGCCCTTACCTACCGGGGAGTCCTGGCAGGGCTGCCGGTTGAGCCGCGCGCCACGGCGGTGGTGGATGTGGGCGGCGGTAGCACCGAATTGATCTGGCCCCGGGAAGGGGGCCTGCGCCTGGTCAGCGTGAACGTCGGGGCCGTGCGGATGACCGAAGCCGGCATGGACGTCCGGAAAGCGGCGGCGCTTTTAAAGCCGTTCCTGGAAGAGATAAAAGGCATGCCGGTTAAATGCCTGGTTGGGGTGGGCGGCACCGTTACCACTCTGGCCGCCGTGGACCAGGAGCTGGCCGTTTACGACCCTGTCCGGGTTCACGGCTACTGCCTGACTGCCCCGAAGATAGAAAAGATACTGGCTAAGCTTGAGGAAATGACCGTTGAGGAGCGCAGAAGGGTACCCGGCCTGCAGCCGGAAAGGGCCGACATTATTGTTGCCGGGGTGGCCATTGTGAAAGCGGTAATGGAGGGAACCGGCGCCGGCCGGATGCTCGTCAGCGAATACGACATTCTCTACGGACTGGTGCTGGAAGAAGTCGAAATAAAATAA
- a CDS encoding hypothetical membrane protein (containing PTC1 (COG0631), serine/threonine protein phosphatase) — translation MDSLFENIEIYPYKRSRNGKKAQGAAAGAKGAGKPPALFRAKAVQAVTPEVLAACFAGFFLGRAVLLGELLPFGTSFAVAALRVFGRSGLAAIPAVVLGLITVSGGASLAGSIATVICASLLTGAVPRDAKRPWLALAALVLAVTIVVKASFTAFTAPSAYNYFTVLFEAVFAALLTPAMIYGISALKKRGIVSPFSGEEVFCILLVFGGLVAGTGDLKYWVISVKGVLSRLTIMLAAFVGGTGIGAAAGAVVGIIPGLVYTAAPAAAGAYSFAGLLAGACRGFGKAGVATGFILGNIILSVYIAAQEDIIAVLTETAVASLLFLLFPSLVIENLKVSVGLAGEEVKERQGDKPDYRDILEDRVKSWARVFGELSRAFEQASSTAGQSREEQCLQRMLNQIGEKVCCDCAFYRTCWDREFYKTYQGLIDLLALLEIYGKVTPDNLSDDIKRRCSRTKELAITVSCLYESYNLNRYWSRRLVESREIVSEQLKGISEVIAGLPGDLEFEAAAGEMGPALRKKLKDVGAQIESLSVYRRRDGGVEVALAHLPCGGRMECRNVILPLLSSMLEHPLYAATTACTVREEDSSCHLIFYPRLSYRLVLGAAGTGKSGSFVSGDSYAFFHLKGGRFGLALSDGMGTGPQAALESGTTVSLLRRLLESGFGQDVAIKTVNSVLILRSPGESFATVDLTVVDLNTGQADLVKIGAAPTFIIRGGKAAQVRAGSLPAGIIEDIEVVSLRRALEPGDVLVMVTDGILDAYHGPGDREEWLAEVLLQIGNVPPQEMAELILKLAQTAAGGPSRVPDDMTVVVARLEIQKDMKKNKTGPVV, via the coding sequence GTGGACTCATTGTTTGAAAATATCGAGATTTATCCCTATAAAAGGTCCAGAAACGGGAAAAAAGCGCAGGGGGCTGCAGCCGGGGCGAAAGGCGCCGGGAAGCCGCCGGCCCTTTTCCGGGCAAAGGCCGTTCAGGCCGTTACGCCGGAAGTGCTGGCGGCCTGCTTCGCCGGCTTTTTTCTGGGGAGGGCGGTTTTGCTGGGGGAACTGCTGCCCTTCGGAACCTCTTTTGCCGTTGCCGCCCTAAGGGTCTTTGGGCGCTCCGGCCTGGCCGCAATCCCCGCCGTCGTCCTTGGCCTTATCACCGTAAGCGGCGGCGCCTCTCTGGCGGGTTCAATTGCAACCGTAATCTGCGCCTCGCTGCTGACCGGGGCGGTGCCCAGGGATGCCAAAAGGCCGTGGCTGGCCCTGGCGGCGCTTGTGCTTGCCGTTACAATAGTTGTTAAAGCCTCGTTTACCGCCTTTACCGCCCCTTCCGCTTACAATTATTTCACCGTACTGTTTGAAGCCGTTTTTGCCGCTTTGCTCACACCGGCCATGATTTACGGAATTTCCGCCCTTAAAAAGAGGGGCATCGTCTCCCCTTTCAGCGGGGAAGAGGTTTTTTGCATTTTGCTTGTTTTTGGCGGCTTGGTTGCAGGAACAGGCGATCTCAAATACTGGGTGATCAGCGTAAAGGGGGTTTTAAGCCGGCTTACCATTATGCTGGCGGCATTTGTGGGAGGGACCGGGATTGGTGCGGCGGCCGGCGCAGTGGTCGGGATTATTCCCGGCCTGGTTTATACCGCAGCCCCGGCCGCGGCTGGAGCTTATTCCTTTGCCGGGCTGCTGGCCGGCGCCTGCAGGGGGTTCGGCAAGGCCGGGGTTGCCACCGGCTTTATCCTGGGCAACATTATTTTGTCGGTATATATAGCCGCCCAGGAAGATATTATAGCCGTTCTGACCGAAACGGCTGTTGCCTCGCTTCTCTTTTTGCTGTTTCCCAGCCTTGTAATTGAAAACCTTAAGGTTTCCGTCGGGCTTGCGGGCGAGGAAGTGAAAGAACGGCAGGGAGATAAGCCGGATTACAGGGATATTTTAGAGGACCGGGTTAAAAGCTGGGCAAGGGTGTTCGGCGAACTGTCGCGGGCTTTTGAGCAGGCGTCCTCTACTGCCGGGCAGAGCAGGGAAGAGCAGTGCCTGCAGAGGATGCTAAACCAGATAGGGGAGAAGGTTTGCTGCGACTGCGCCTTTTACCGCACCTGCTGGGACAGGGAATTTTACAAGACCTACCAGGGGCTGATCGACCTTCTGGCCCTGCTGGAGATTTACGGAAAAGTTACTCCCGACAACCTTTCCGACGATATAAAAAGGCGCTGCTCCCGCACCAAGGAGCTTGCCATAACGGTAAGCTGCCTGTACGAATCTTACAACTTAAACCGCTACTGGTCCCGCCGCCTGGTGGAAAGCAGGGAAATCGTTTCGGAACAGTTGAAGGGAATTTCTGAGGTAATAGCCGGCCTGCCTGGAGATCTGGAATTTGAAGCGGCGGCTGGAGAAATGGGGCCTGCCTTGCGCAAGAAGCTGAAAGATGTGGGAGCGCAGATAGAGAGCCTTTCTGTATACCGCCGCAGGGACGGGGGGGTTGAGGTTGCCCTTGCGCATCTTCCCTGCGGCGGCCGGATGGAGTGCAGGAACGTCATCCTGCCCCTCCTTTCGTCGATGCTGGAACATCCGCTTTATGCGGCCACCACGGCCTGCACCGTGAGAGAGGAGGACAGCTCCTGCCACCTGATTTTTTATCCCCGCCTGTCTTACCGGCTTGTTTTGGGAGCGGCGGGCACGGGAAAAAGCGGCAGTTTTGTTTCCGGGGACAGCTACGCCTTCTTTCATTTAAAGGGGGGGAGGTTTGGCCTGGCTCTGAGCGACGGAATGGGGACCGGTCCGCAGGCGGCCCTGGAGAGCGGCACCACGGTCTCCCTTTTGCGCCGGCTGCTGGAATCCGGTTTTGGGCAGGACGTGGCGATAAAAACGGTAAACTCCGTTCTCATCCTGCGCTCGCCGGGAGAAAGCTTTGCAACGGTTGATTTAACGGTTGTCGATTTGAACACCGGCCAGGCCGACTTGGTTAAAATCGGTGCCGCGCCCACGTTTATAATCAGGGGCGGGAAGGCGGCCCAGGTCAGGGCCGGCTCGCTGCCGGCGGGCATAATCGAGGACATTGAGGTGGTCTCCCTGCGGCGGGCCCTGGAACCCGGGGACGTGCTGGTAATGGTTACCGACGGCATCCTGGACGCCTATCATGGTCCGGGAGACCGGGAGGAGTGGCTGGCCGAAGTGCTGCTGCAAATAGGGAACGTGCCTCCCCAGGAAATGGCGGAACTGATATTAAAGCTGGCCCAGACCGCGGCCGGGGGCCCGTCCAGGGTGCCCGACGACATGACCGTGGTGGTGGCCAGGCTGGAAATACAAAAGGATATGAAGAAAAATAAGACCGGGCCGGTTGTTTAA
- a CDS encoding hypothetical membrane protein — protein sequence MAACIFFFLMIVSAGFFLCEVFKRCRYVKLGRAENRFDRPFERWRYFFTHALGQRKVFDYPVFGVFHLFIMWGFLVLLAGMPNMIAEGLYRARIPHVGDNPAYLLLKDLFIAFVITGIAGSLVRRTVRKPDWLKNTPAAFVILLLILVVVTTEVLFHGSQFALGEGADFAGAAPLAYASSRLFAGMSEGALLTARALFWWIHFLAVFSLFFIIPRSKHLHMVFAPFNIYWRSLEPKGSLKKIRLEGENAKIYGAGKLEDFTWKQLFEAYACVKCGRCDGACPAHQSGEPVKPKRFNGRLRKHNSRQFE from the coding sequence GTGGCTGCTTGTATATTTTTCTTCCTTATGATCGTTTCGGCCGGTTTTTTTCTTTGCGAGGTTTTCAAACGCTGCCGTTATGTAAAATTGGGCAGAGCGGAAAACCGTTTTGACCGTCCTTTCGAGAGATGGAGATACTTTTTTACTCATGCATTGGGCCAGAGGAAGGTATTCGATTACCCCGTTTTTGGAGTATTTCACCTGTTTATAATGTGGGGCTTTCTGGTTTTGCTCGCTGGTATGCCCAACATGATTGCGGAAGGCCTTTATCGCGCCCGCATTCCCCATGTGGGGGACAACCCTGCCTACCTCCTGCTGAAAGATCTGTTCATAGCTTTCGTAATAACCGGCATTGCCGGCAGTCTGGTGCGGCGGACCGTCAGAAAGCCGGATTGGCTGAAAAACACCCCGGCGGCTTTTGTTATCCTCCTGTTAATCCTGGTCGTTGTAACGACTGAGGTTCTTTTTCACGGCTCCCAATTCGCCCTGGGAGAAGGTGCGGATTTTGCCGGAGCCGCCCCATTAGCTTACGCCAGTTCCAGGTTGTTTGCCGGCATGAGTGAGGGTGCTCTTCTCACAGCCAGGGCCCTTTTCTGGTGGATTCATTTCCTGGCCGTATTTTCATTATTTTTCATCATCCCCCGTTCCAAGCACCTGCATATGGTGTTTGCCCCCTTCAACATTTACTGGCGTTCGCTGGAGCCGAAAGGCTCTTTGAAAAAAATCCGGCTTGAAGGTGAAAACGCGAAAATTTATGGCGCCGGTAAGCTGGAGGATTTTACCTGGAAGCAGCTTTTTGAAGCCTACGCCTGTGTGAAATGCGGCCGCTGTGACGGAGCCTGCCCCGCCCACCAGAGCGGCGAACCGGTAAAACCAAAAAGGTTCAACGGCCGCCTGCGCAAGCATAACAGTAGACAATTCGAATAA